A window of Diabrotica virgifera virgifera chromosome 9, PGI_DIABVI_V3a contains these coding sequences:
- the LOC126890989 gene encoding EPM2A-interacting protein 1-like: MGKTSTGRKFKTCSLFKRSNRKKEVVNVQPYTGEGHIEMLTRLRHEFDTRFSDFNKIEAIAQFVSYPYMPLDAESLSQTIEQHFSESRAETELEIVTLQNDLCLKSVAGNENFWCLVSKQKYPILVNVALKIIALFCSTYLCESTFSNMKFIKNKYRNRLTDEHSQIAYKLVASLILL; encoded by the coding sequence ATGGGAAAAACATCTACTGGAAGGAAATTTAAAACATGTTCCTTGTTTAAAAGAAGTAATCGAAAAAAAGAAGTAGTAAACGTTCAACCTTACACAGGAGAGGGGCATATAGAAATGTTGACCCGACTGAGGCATGAATTCGATACCCGATTTAGTGACTTCAACAAAATTGAAGCGATTGCTCAGTTTGTATCTTATCCGTACATGCCCCTCGATGCAGAAAGCTTATCCCAAACCATCGAACAGCATTTCAGCGAAAGCAGAGCAGAGACTGAATTAGAAATAGTCACACTGCAGAATGATTTGTGTTTGAAGAGCGTTGCCGGAAATGAAAATTTTTGGTGTCTAGTGTCCAAACAGAAATACCCAATCCTAGTCAATGTAGCTTTGAAAATTATTGCCCTGTTTTGTTCCACCTACCTTTGTGAATCAACGTTTTCAAACATGAAGTTcattaaaaacaaatacagaaaCCGACTAACGGATGAACATTCCCAGATAGCATATAAACTTGTGGCAAGtttgattcttctttga